A region of Marasmius oreades isolate 03SP1 chromosome 9, whole genome shotgun sequence DNA encodes the following proteins:
- the ANB1 gene encoding translation initiation factor eIF5A produces the protein MSDDEQHNQVFEQANAGASTTFPMQCSALRKNGHVVIKGRPCKIVEMSTSKTGKHGHAKVHLVAIDIFTAKKMEDISPSTHNMDVPHVRRNEYQLVNIDDGFLNLMSQDGASKDDVKVPEGELGAQIQADFEEGKDLLVTIVSAMGEEQAISFKEAPKGN, from the exons ATGTCTGACGATGAGCAACACAACCAGGTTTTCGAGCAG GCAAACGCTGGGGCCTCCACGACCTTCCCCATGCAATGCTCTGCTCTCAGAAAGAACGGCCATGTCGTGATCAAGG GACGTCCTTGCAAGATCGTCGAAATGTCCACCTCTAAAACCGGAAAACATGGTCACGCCAAGGTCCACCTCGTTGCGATCGAT ATTTTCACCGCCAAGAAGATG GAAGATATCAGTCCTTCTACCCATAACATGGATGTCCCCCACGTCCGACGTAACGAATACCAGTTG GTCAACATCGACGATGGTTTCCTCAACTTGATGTCACAGGATGGTGCTTCTAAGGACGATGTTAAAGTTCCCGAAGGTGAACTCGGCGCTCAGATTCAGGCCGATTTCGAGGAGGGAAAGGATTTGTTGGTCACCATTGTCAGTGCTATGGGTGAGGAGCAG GCCATTTCTTTCAAGGAAGCTCCCAAGGGCAACTAA